Genomic window (Chryseobacterium bernardetii):
ATTGCTACGTATTCGGATTGTAATATGGTTGCACTTTTAGGAAACTTCAGCGATAAGGAATATATAAAACTGTCTGGTGCTTCCGTTTTGATAGACCAAATGCTTAAAGAAACAATAGATACTCATATTTTTGATTTTGAAGGTGGAGACATCCCAAATATTGAAGAATTTTTCAGGGGATTCCGTCCTGAACTCAGACCGTATGGATTTATAGAAAGTTCCAAGAAAGACCTTTTCAAAAAATTAGGCTCTTTACTTTTAAAAGGAAGGCTTTTTTAATGATAAAAAGCATTGTTTAGATTAGTTCTAATTTAGTGTAATTCCGTATCTTTATAAACAATAATAACCGTTATGTTACAGCAAATTCGTAATTATAAATTGTCATATATGCTTTATAATTTATTTAAAAAAAGTAAGTTAAAGCACAATATTCCATTATACAGAAAGTACGGGATCAAAAAGAACTATTATTCACCTATTTCAAGTAAAGACTTTGCCCATCTTCCTCAAACTGAAAGATGTATTGATGAGGAAAAGCTTTCGTCCACAATTTTTTTTAAAAATTTATCTGATGAGAATAAGGAAAGTGCCCTTCATTATGATGATAACGGGTATATGATTCTGAGAAATTTTATCAGTCCGGAAGCAGCAGAAAATGTTAATACGGAAATTGAGAAACTGATGAAAGACGGAACGTTAAAATTCCGCTATGGTGGAAAGCTTATGTTTGCCATTCATCATTCTGAAATTATCAGAAATATTGCTAGTGATAAGAACCTGCTGGAGTTTCTGTCTGTTTTGTTGGATGGCAAGGCTAAACTTTTTCAAAGTATTAACTTTATTAACGGGAGTCAGCAGAAAACCCATTCAGACAGCATTCATATGACAACATTCCCGCTGGGTGGGCTTTTAGGAGTGTGGATTGCTCTGGAAGATGTGGATGAAAACAATGGTGCGCTACATTATATTCCCGGAAGCCATAAATTACCTTATTTTCTAAACTCTGATTACGATAATGAAGGAACAGCGTTAAAAATTGGAAAAAAAAGCTATAAGGCTTATGAAGAATTTCTGGAAAATAAAGTCAGAGAATTAGGTTTGAAAAAAGAAATTTTCAGAGCTAAAAAAGGAGATATGCTGATCTGGCATGCCAATATTCTTCATGGCGGAGAGCCTCATACCGATAAAAACAGAACCCGCAAAAGCCTCGTATATCACTTTTTTGATGAAAATAGTGTATGCTATCATGAAGTTACACAAAGACCCGCATTATTTGAACTGTAATATCAGAAAATATTAGTAATTTTGCATCCTAAAATTATGACGAGTCTTTCAGGATATCTACCATATGCATTTGCATTAATTATTGCAATTCCTTTTCTGGTTTTGCTTAGACAATTTGTACACTCGTATATTACCCTTAAAAACCAGGAACTCAAATTACTTACCGTGAAGTCGAATTCAGAGAATAAAGCACATTCTTACGAGAGAATGACTTTATTTCTGGACAGAATAAAGCCTTCCAACCTGATTCAGCGATTTGATAAAGGATTAGCTGTTCATGAGTTCATTTTCCTTACAGAAAAAGCGATCAATGAAGAATTTGAATATAATTCTTCCCAGCAGCTCTATATAACGAAGAATTCCTGGAAGAATATCGTAGACTCTAAAAATGCCGTTATAGACCTGCTTCATAAAACTTATGACGGATTGAAAGGGGAAGTGATGCTGGATGAATTCAAAACCATCTTCATCATGAACTATATGGAAAGCAATGATTATGTTGCTGAAACAATAGAAGATTTAAGAAAAGAAATTTTAATAATAACTTAAAAAATAACAGATAAATAATGATTCCAAATTTTAAAGCACATCCATGGCACGGAATTTCTGCAGGAGAAGATGCGCCAAATGTTGTAAATGTATTTGTGGAGATTGTTCCTTCAGATACTATTAAATATGAAGTAGATAAAGAGACAGGATATTTAAAAGTAGACAGGCCCCAGAAATTCTCTAACATTATCCCTGCTTTGTATGGTTTTGTTCCAAGAACATACTGTGATCAGGAAGTGATGAAACTTGCTATTGAAGCAGGTGCTACAGATGTGACAATGGGAGATCATGATCCGCTTGATATTTGTGTTTTAAGTTCTCACAATATCCATGCCGGAGGTTTATTGATGGAAGCTATTCCAATTGGTGGTTTTAAAATGATAGACGGTGGAGAAGCTGATGATAAAATTGTAGCAGTAATGATTAACGACCATGCATTCGGACATTTCAGAGATATTACTGAATTACCGGAAGCAGAAGTTAAAAGATTGATGCACTATTTCTTAACATACAAAAACTTACCGGATGAGCCTGCAAAATGCAGAATTCAGGAGGTTTACGGTGCTGAACATGCAAGAAAAGTGATTAAAGCTTCTCAAACAGACTACGCAGATAAATTCGGAGGATAATCTCTGCGATTGTAAATAATATAAAAGGATAAACGGGAAACTGCTTATCCTTTTTTTATTGTAATAAAATAAAGTTTTCCCTAAAGCAAAACACATTTTAATACTCTTAAAGTCTTAATCATCATTAGTGGTTTGACAATCGCAATATGTTCTTGTTTTAAGTGCTTTTACAATGGATTTTAATCTACATAGCCTAAAAGAATTGTGATTCATATTCAATGTTCTTTTTGC
Coding sequences:
- a CDS encoding inorganic pyrophosphatase, which translates into the protein MIPNFKAHPWHGISAGEDAPNVVNVFVEIVPSDTIKYEVDKETGYLKVDRPQKFSNIIPALYGFVPRTYCDQEVMKLAIEAGATDVTMGDHDPLDICVLSSHNIHAGGLLMEAIPIGGFKMIDGGEADDKIVAVMINDHAFGHFRDITELPEAEVKRLMHYFLTYKNLPDEPAKCRIQEVYGAEHARKVIKASQTDYADKFGG
- a CDS encoding DUF7935 family protein translates to MTSLSGYLPYAFALIIAIPFLVLLRQFVHSYITLKNQELKLLTVKSNSENKAHSYERMTLFLDRIKPSNLIQRFDKGLAVHEFIFLTEKAINEEFEYNSSQQLYITKNSWKNIVDSKNAVIDLLHKTYDGLKGEVMLDEFKTIFIMNYMESNDYVAETIEDLRKEILIIT
- a CDS encoding phytanoyl-CoA dioxygenase family protein, which produces MLYNLFKKSKLKHNIPLYRKYGIKKNYYSPISSKDFAHLPQTERCIDEEKLSSTIFFKNLSDENKESALHYDDNGYMILRNFISPEAAENVNTEIEKLMKDGTLKFRYGGKLMFAIHHSEIIRNIASDKNLLEFLSVLLDGKAKLFQSINFINGSQQKTHSDSIHMTTFPLGGLLGVWIALEDVDENNGALHYIPGSHKLPYFLNSDYDNEGTALKIGKKSYKAYEEFLENKVRELGLKKEIFRAKKGDMLIWHANILHGGEPHTDKNRTRKSLVYHFFDENSVCYHEVTQRPALFEL